The proteins below are encoded in one region of Clostridium pasteurianum DSM 525 = ATCC 6013:
- a CDS encoding hydrogenase small subunit has product MKISRRDFLKWSAATAIALNIQFDMDKFNTVLAAETDPPIIWLNGSGCSGCTISTLNVTNPATIDDVLLNKISIKYNSTLMTASGDLAMQTLEQCANTYTGQFILVVEGSIPTGASGNYCIIGEENGAPLTMQQAVLKYGPMAKYVVAVGTCASFGGVSAAGPNNTACQPVKTILSGKTVNPVINLSGCPAHPTVIIQTLLNLILTGIPSLDSNSRPREYYSNSIHSNCPRRGKTQVKQPGIFGCYKPIGCKGPGCSNVCPSMKWNNGVNFCVTSNHPCIGCANPSFPTNPLTV; this is encoded by the coding sequence ATGAAAATCAGTAGAAGAGACTTTTTGAAGTGGTCTGCCGCTACAGCTATAGCTCTAAATATTCAATTTGATATGGACAAATTTAATACTGTACTTGCAGCAGAAACAGATCCCCCAATTATCTGGTTAAATGGGTCTGGATGTTCAGGATGTACTATATCAACTTTAAATGTTACTAATCCAGCAACTATTGATGATGTACTTTTAAACAAAATAAGTATCAAGTACAATAGTACTCTTATGACAGCTTCAGGGGATCTTGCAATGCAGACACTGGAACAATGTGCTAATACTTACACTGGACAATTTATACTTGTAGTTGAAGGTTCAATACCAACAGGTGCCAGTGGAAACTACTGCATTATAGGGGAAGAAAATGGAGCCCCACTTACTATGCAACAAGCTGTACTAAAGTATGGTCCAATGGCTAAATATGTGGTAGCAGTGGGAACTTGCGCTTCCTTTGGGGGAGTGTCAGCAGCTGGACCTAATAATACAGCTTGTCAACCAGTAAAAACTATATTATCTGGTAAAACTGTAAATCCTGTAATAAATCTTTCAGGTTGCCCTGCTCATCCTACAGTTATTATACAAACTTTATTAAATTTAATATTAACAGGTATACCATCTTTAGATAGTAATAGCAGACCTAGAGAATATTACAGTAATAGTATTCACAGTAATTGTCCAAGAAGGGGTAAGACCCAAGTAAAGCAGCCAGGTATATTTGGATGTTACAAGCCTATAGGTTGTAAAGGACCAGGTTGCAGTAATGTATGCCCAAGCATGAAGTGGAATAACGGAGTTAACTTCTGCGTTACCTCTAATCATCCTTGCATAGGGTGCGCAAACCCAAGTTTCCCTACAAATCCATTAACAGTGTAA
- a CDS encoding 4Fe-4S dicluster domain-containing protein → MSKNTKRNYQWISFDKDKCISCKKCVDYCPRDVLRLGEHGVPFMKYKDDCWYCDVCSYICPKNAVILEEVPYLIK, encoded by the coding sequence ATGAGTAAAAATACAAAAAGAAATTATCAATGGATAAGTTTTGATAAAGATAAATGTATATCCTGTAAAAAATGTGTTGATTATTGTCCTAGAGATGTTTTAAGGCTTGGAGAACATGGAGTTCCATTTATGAAATATAAAGATGATTGTTGGTATTGTGACGTATGTTCTTATATTTGTCCTAAAAATGCAGTTATATTAGAAGAAGTTCCATATCTAATAAAATAA
- the hypB gene encoding hydrogenase nickel incorporation protein HypB produces MSEIKVVTNILQTNDEITSENKKILDEKGIYVVNLMSSPGSGKTSILEKVISKFKDGIKIAVIEGDIYTTKDAERIEAQGVPVVQINTGGACHLDGDMIKNSLNSLNLDEINLLVIENVGNLVCPAEFEIGEDIKICVLSTAEGNDKPLKYPLMFEKSSAVILNKIDLMPFTNFDREEFYRDVESLNANAVTFETSCVKDEGLEELCVWLKEKIVEKNQKH; encoded by the coding sequence ATGAGTGAAATTAAGGTAGTAACAAATATACTTCAAACTAATGATGAAATAACTTCAGAGAATAAAAAAATATTAGATGAAAAAGGTATATATGTAGTGAATTTAATGAGTTCCCCGGGTTCAGGTAAAACTTCAATACTTGAAAAAGTAATTTCAAAATTTAAAGATGGTATAAAAATTGCAGTTATAGAAGGAGATATCTATACCACAAAGGATGCAGAGAGAATTGAAGCCCAGGGAGTACCGGTGGTACAGATTAATACAGGGGGAGCTTGCCATTTAGATGGAGATATGATTAAAAATTCACTTAATTCATTAAATTTAGATGAGATTAATCTGCTGGTTATAGAAAATGTAGGTAATCTTGTGTGCCCTGCTGAATTTGAAATCGGTGAGGACATAAAGATATGTGTCCTAAGCACTGCTGAAGGAAATGATAAGCCCCTTAAGTATCCTTTAATGTTTGAAAAAAGCAGTGCAGTTATTTTGAATAAAATAGATCTAATGCCCTTTACTAATTTTGATAGAGAAGAATTTTATAGAGATGTAGAATCTTTAAATGCCAATGCTGTCACCTTTGAAACAAGCTGTGTAAAGGATGAAGGATTGGAAGAATTATGTGTGTGGTTGAAAGAAAAAATTGTTGAAAAAAATCAAAAGCACTGA
- the hypA gene encoding hydrogenase maturation nickel metallochaperone HypA: MHEVSIMESTMNIISEKARENDLKVISKITIKIGELSGVMPDALTFAFNSLSRGTIAEGAEFLIERVDATAMCDECGIIFEIDHFNKLCPKCNKFSANILSGYELYVNTIEGE, translated from the coding sequence ATGCATGAAGTTTCAATTATGGAAAGTACAATGAATATTATTTCAGAAAAAGCTAGAGAAAATGATTTAAAGGTCATATCTAAAATTACCATAAAAATTGGAGAACTTTCTGGGGTAATGCCTGATGCACTGACCTTTGCATTTAACAGTTTATCTAGAGGAACTATAGCAGAAGGTGCAGAGTTTTTAATAGAAAGAGTAGATGCCACGGCTATGTGTGATGAATGCGGTATTATATTTGAAATAGATCATTTTAATAAATTATGTCCAAAGTGCAATAAGTTTTCAGCTAACATTTTAAGTGGATATGAACTATATGTTAATACAATTGAAGGAGAATAG
- a CDS encoding fumarate reductase/succinate dehydrogenase flavoprotein subunit — MNLEVINADVVILGGGSAGTIAAIKAKEKNPQATVIVLDKGPIETSGAIGRGMDALNIVASPGYSTPEDVVEALTKVTEGVLDQETAYTLGEKSFQVIKDLEDYTQREPGDLFPIDENGNYKVNYLHPVEHPLYLAMDGEDIKRGLAKRVRDLGVKVLDFTPGVKLFTTEGEISGVFAFNIRTGQGYLINTPTAILTAGAVGKFGLPRDGYLSGVYEFPGNTGEGFSLAYHAGAKLINLECFQTNLLMKDYNGPACGYVVIPRGGYGVNALGEKYWTHGYWSGDMFLAVWREFTEGRGPVYLKMDHLPEPTIEGLEKILWGTERTTRGLFHEQRKEDYRRWDSVEQGMEEITLCSGHSMSGIKVNKYTETSVPGLYAAGDCAAVPHQYLTGAFVFGSIAGERAVEYSKTHKAKPIEADLEKITEEIERPLKLEEGLSVQEVEYKIRSRISQYLTPPKSDPLMTKLLWWVDRIKREDIPRIKVEDYHDLIKVTEVKSILDCAEMAAKASLYRTESRWGLGHYRLAYPKRDSEWDNKWAVIQKNENTGEMTTSRETVPEHKWKFPERLEYEYPTFNLNIGKGYVPPKNKDRDPWIEEKVKREGFTIPKRIIPGGEGHE, encoded by the coding sequence ATGAATTTGGAAGTTATAAATGCAGATGTAGTTATTTTAGGTGGCGGTAGTGCTGGTACAATTGCCGCTATTAAGGCAAAGGAAAAAAATCCGCAGGCTACAGTAATAGTTCTTGATAAAGGTCCCATAGAAACTTCAGGGGCTATAGGAAGAGGAATGGATGCACTTAATATAGTTGCTTCACCAGGTTATTCTACTCCAGAAGATGTAGTAGAAGCTCTGACTAAAGTTACTGAAGGAGTTTTAGATCAGGAAACCGCTTATACACTTGGAGAAAAAAGTTTTCAGGTTATAAAGGATTTAGAAGATTATACACAGAGAGAACCTGGAGATCTATTTCCAATTGATGAGAATGGAAATTATAAGGTAAACTATCTTCATCCAGTAGAACATCCATTGTATCTTGCCATGGATGGAGAGGATATAAAAAGAGGATTGGCAAAAAGGGTTAGAGATTTGGGCGTTAAAGTTCTTGATTTTACCCCGGGGGTAAAATTATTTACAACAGAGGGAGAAATTTCAGGTGTATTTGCATTTAATATTCGTACTGGACAGGGCTATTTAATAAACACTCCAACAGCAATACTTACAGCGGGTGCAGTAGGTAAATTTGGATTACCCAGAGATGGATATTTAAGTGGAGTGTATGAATTCCCAGGAAATACAGGAGAAGGTTTTTCTCTGGCATATCATGCTGGAGCCAAATTGATTAATTTAGAATGCTTTCAAACTAATCTTTTAATGAAAGACTACAATGGTCCAGCCTGCGGGTATGTAGTAATACCAAGAGGTGGATATGGAGTAAATGCATTAGGTGAAAAGTATTGGACTCATGGTTATTGGTCAGGAGATATGTTCTTAGCTGTTTGGCGTGAATTTACAGAAGGCAGAGGGCCTGTTTATCTTAAAATGGATCATTTACCAGAACCAACTATAGAAGGATTGGAAAAAATTCTTTGGGGGACAGAGAGGACAACTAGAGGTTTATTCCATGAACAAAGAAAAGAGGACTATAGACGATGGGATTCAGTGGAACAGGGAATGGAGGAAATAACCTTATGCAGTGGACACAGCATGTCGGGGATAAAGGTTAATAAATATACTGAAACCAGTGTGCCTGGACTCTATGCAGCTGGGGATTGTGCAGCAGTTCCTCACCAATATCTTACTGGAGCTTTTGTATTTGGTAGTATAGCTGGTGAACGTGCAGTAGAGTATTCAAAGACGCATAAAGCAAAACCAATAGAAGCAGACTTAGAAAAGATTACTGAAGAAATAGAACGTCCTCTAAAATTAGAAGAGGGATTGTCGGTGCAAGAGGTTGAATATAAAATCAGGTCAAGAATAAGTCAATATTTAACACCACCGAAAAGTGATCCTCTTATGACTAAATTACTATGGTGGGTTGATAGAATAAAAAGGGAAGATATACCAAGAATTAAAGTAGAGGATTATCATGATCTTATTAAAGTTACTGAAGTTAAAAGTATTTTAGATTGTGCAGAAATGGCGGCTAAAGCTTCATTATATAGAACAGAAAGCAGATGGGGGCTTGGGCATTACCGTTTAGCATACCCTAAAAGAGATAGTGAATGGGATAATAAGTGGGCGGTTATACAAAAGAATGAAAATACTGGTGAAATGACAACTTCTAGAGAAACAGTTCCAGAACACAAGTGGAAATTCCCAGAGAGATTAGAATATGAATATCCAACTTTTAATTTGAATATAGGAAAGGGATATGTTCCACCTAAAAATAAAGATAGAGATCCTTGGATAGAGGAAAAGGTTAAGAGAGAAGGATTTACTATTCCTAAAAGAATTATACCTGGAGGTGAAGGACATGAGTAA
- the tatA gene encoding twin-arginine translocase TatA/TatE family subunit produces the protein MPRIGFPELIIILVIALVIFGPGKLPSVGKSIGESIKEFKKASSEIAKGSTAEVAATETKAEEEKKES, from the coding sequence ATGCCAAGAATAGGATTTCCAGAGTTAATTATAATATTAGTAATTGCATTGGTGATTTTTGGACCAGGGAAATTGCCTTCAGTAGGGAAGTCTATAGGAGAATCCATTAAGGAATTTAAAAAAGCTTCAAGCGAAATTGCTAAGGGAAGTACTGCTGAAGTCGCTGCTACTGAAACAAAGGCAGAAGAAGAGAAGAAAGAATCATAG
- a CDS encoding HyaD/HybD family hydrogenase maturation endopeptidase: protein MKDTVVLGIGNILLKDDGVGVHIIRALENEKLPSTIELVDGGTSTLDTLGYFLEYKKVVVIDCLKAGYDPGTIYKIKPEEIKSYKSENLSIHDIQILDVVKMANMLGKFPEVIIFGIEPEKICLDTEMTETMKNKISEVIKILKLELYIKEKQENAG, encoded by the coding sequence ATGAAAGATACTGTCGTCCTTGGAATAGGTAATATACTTTTAAAAGATGATGGTGTAGGAGTCCATATAATAAGAGCTTTAGAAAATGAAAAACTTCCATCTACTATAGAATTAGTGGATGGAGGTACTTCTACACTGGACACATTAGGTTATTTTCTAGAATATAAAAAAGTGGTAGTGATAGATTGTCTAAAAGCTGGATATGATCCTGGCACCATATATAAGATCAAGCCAGAAGAAATAAAAAGCTATAAAAGTGAAAATCTATCCATACATGATATCCAAATATTGGATGTGGTTAAAATGGCGAATATGTTAGGGAAGTTTCCAGAGGTTATAATCTTTGGAATAGAGCCTGAAAAAATATGTTTAGATACGGAAATGACAGAAACTATGAAGAATAAAATATCTGAAGTCATAAAAATTTTAAAGCTGGAATTGTATATTAAAGAAAAGCAAGAAAATGCAGGCTAG
- a CDS encoding nickel-dependent hydrogenase large subunit, translated as MSTIVLDPITRLEGHLKINVTLDTNNNVTAAQASGGLYRDFENMLLNRVPKDAAFLTQRICGLCPVSHAISSSKAIEQAVGFTPTLQGLLLRNLIQSSNFISSNILHFYHLALMDYVQGPQMHPWTPGYSQDYRFNSTDNQNLVDNYVTALSIRRQAHEMGAIFGGKLPHVANVVPGGVTAIPSSTDISKFKNYLTAITSFITNTYQGDVNKLASTYSDYYSVGDGYGNLIAYGVFDTNTTGSKLFPAGTVTNGTVGGFSQSNVKEYVGHSWYSSPSGQNPASETTTPSYGKSGAYTWLKAPRYNGQPYEAGSLARTWVSGDYRRGVSVMDRHMARYTETAKIASNMNTWINQIVTGTSGYTNIGTPASGSGVGLTEAPRGALGHWISVSSSKISKYQIITPTCWNASPMDDSGNVGPIEKALIGTHVADTAQPVELLRIVHSFDPCTGCSVHVMSPEGLEMSKFIVQPGV; from the coding sequence ATGAGTACAATAGTATTAGATCCAATTACGAGATTAGAAGGACATTTAAAAATTAATGTGACACTTGATACAAATAACAATGTAACTGCAGCACAGGCTTCAGGAGGTCTTTACAGAGATTTTGAAAATATGCTTTTAAATAGAGTGCCAAAGGATGCAGCATTTTTAACACAGAGAATATGCGGACTATGTCCAGTTTCTCATGCCATATCTTCATCAAAGGCAATAGAACAGGCAGTGGGATTTACACCTACATTGCAGGGCCTTCTTCTAAGAAATCTTATTCAGTCTTCAAATTTTATATCAAGTAATATATTGCACTTTTATCATTTAGCGTTAATGGACTATGTTCAAGGACCGCAGATGCACCCATGGACACCAGGATACAGTCAGGATTATAGATTTAATTCAACGGACAATCAAAATCTTGTTGACAATTATGTAACTGCATTATCTATAAGAAGACAAGCTCACGAAATGGGAGCAATATTTGGTGGAAAGCTTCCACACGTTGCTAATGTTGTACCAGGTGGTGTAACTGCAATACCATCCTCAACAGATATAAGTAAATTCAAGAACTATTTAACTGCAATAACATCCTTTATTACAAATACATATCAAGGGGATGTTAACAAGTTAGCTTCAACCTATAGTGATTACTATAGTGTAGGTGATGGCTATGGTAATTTAATAGCCTATGGTGTGTTTGATACAAATACTACTGGAAGTAAGTTATTCCCAGCAGGTACAGTAACTAATGGAACAGTGGGAGGCTTTAGTCAGTCTAATGTAAAAGAATATGTAGGACATTCCTGGTATTCTTCACCATCTGGGCAAAACCCTGCCAGCGAAACCACAACGCCAAGTTACGGGAAATCAGGAGCCTATACGTGGCTTAAAGCACCAAGATATAATGGACAACCTTATGAAGCAGGTTCATTGGCAAGAACTTGGGTAAGCGGAGATTATAGACGGGGCGTATCAGTTATGGACAGACATATGGCAAGATATACTGAAACAGCTAAGATAGCAAGTAATATGAATACCTGGATAAATCAAATAGTAACTGGTACAAGCGGGTATACCAATATAGGAACTCCAGCTTCCGGAAGCGGAGTAGGTTTAACAGAAGCACCAAGAGGAGCTCTTGGACATTGGATATCAGTATCAAGTTCTAAAATATCAAAATATCAGATTATTACACCAACTTGCTGGAATGCTTCACCAATGGATGACAGCGGAAATGTTGGTCCAATAGAAAAGGCACTAATAGGGACTCATGTGGCAGATACAGCTCAGCCAGTAGAATTACTGAGAATAGTGCACTCCTTCGATCCCTGTACAGGATGTTCAGTACATGTGATGTCACCAGAGGGATTAGAAATGTCCAAATTTATAGTACAACCAGGAGTTTAA
- a CDS encoding metallophosphoesterase, with amino-acid sequence MHSKIKRIIASMVLVSLIAPSARTLAAVDTTAPTIGQVNAKTSYSANEKVVISAPVTDDTAVNSVKLYYKLAPELPYRTADMIKDGSSNTYTAVLDHDAAWSRVISWHIEASDGTNAAKTADLNAEVQQDVDTDNQPPLIMTEVMAYTKYKMSNGGADGMDFVELYNNSSKPVNFGYYKLFYLYPGTTTAPKTWTPSKPDIIVQPGKSVIFWINDEANGLSVEDFNKYYGTNLKENEDIVKVNYSGLHETAYRKLVIGHSIDKPIAQVDFNTDNKAETTPEPETTVNYRYPKNGQTDELKVSTKELAPTPGKVYDWQIPSAPTSHTGYDDIVDSTPPEIKSVSSNVSSIDEGKELKLAFDGSDDVGLVDFSLYYKISGETSFTRIPLSGKASDGHYYATIPSDKLVSKDYVEYYVEASDLYHEVKTETYKVNINRLDSNGDLRLNVTDGQVLSGNSLITSGTNLITNESTISIDGKAVDTTKDLESGAYFSLSYSGVDGYYKDAVTIEDEILSLIVKGDAPSRTVYLDKNRFKRNADGTAGITVTVRAGTDGSPFEVGTAANNDDFKATGFNLVLTDGTVIYPDNGIDSSKEYNIGDGKGMKEYLDIHFTIPKDKLTASSYNWDTKTVNDGEHTIKVVSGEISKEAKIKVDNTAPLIKSRVAEGAKLFGNITIDPSVTDANGVDTSKTQAEVDGIAVELPYKTTSSALTPGNHELKITAFDAIGNKAESVTRFSTIDENSVASVNNSNNGQLSAKVTDPSGAKTDLTFKEAYHFNAADNEIKAYEGKGDYPLAESSKITGDALKAMSADDGRTHDTLSKELPYQRFDIKVGKVKSTDRIETVWKGRVNDNRQARMYVLNIDTNKWELIGASVKGGQSQLKASFVADKHLKDGKAQILVQDRLEGLAPQTSVTAPKGVSSDSWNPETWDPSTRPGQYDFTFAWISDTQYYSESYPQHFNNMNKWIVDHKDELNTKYLIHTGDIVDEWDKPYQWVNADNAMKIIDNSGLPYGVLGGNHDTGHGRADYENYGKNFGEKRFFGGDYYGGSYMNNKGHYDLISEGGNDFIVLYMSWDIYTPEIQWMNQVLAKYPNRKAILAFHRYINDKGAIDYTGDLVQREVVAKNPNVFAVLDGHYHGAAIKIDHFDDNGDGTAERPVYQICTDYQSAHEGGDEYIKYLYFDMKNNKIYMNSYSPFLNDYNYFDDRGTYENGTQDHDAYELNVNLTPDEKKLSTDSFDVNVYTDKVIGTASVDSGQTGSVNWENLKEGREYAWYVESNSSSGKITGGVNEFTMKAALSSVSLKSNKTNLDIAKTAKLTVKGKLSNDENAKLSKASIKYVSSNPAVASVNDKALVTAKKAGSADITAEVTLEGVTVKSNKITITVDEGKK; translated from the coding sequence ATGCATTCTAAAATCAAAAGAATTATTGCGTCAATGGTATTAGTTAGCTTGATTGCACCATCAGCTAGAACACTTGCTGCCGTTGATACTACAGCGCCAACTATTGGCCAGGTAAATGCCAAGACAAGCTATTCTGCCAATGAAAAGGTAGTGATAAGTGCACCGGTTACTGACGATACTGCTGTGAATTCAGTGAAGCTCTATTATAAGCTTGCTCCAGAACTTCCCTATAGAACAGCTGACATGATAAAAGATGGGTCTTCCAATACATATACTGCTGTTCTTGATCATGATGCAGCCTGGTCCAGAGTTATATCCTGGCATATTGAAGCCAGCGATGGAACTAATGCAGCTAAAACTGCCGATTTAAATGCGGAGGTTCAGCAGGATGTTGATACGGATAATCAACCGCCGCTGATTATGACTGAAGTAATGGCTTATACTAAATACAAAATGAGCAATGGTGGTGCAGATGGAATGGATTTTGTGGAGCTGTACAACAATTCAAGTAAGCCAGTTAATTTTGGATATTATAAGTTATTTTATCTCTATCCAGGAACAACTACTGCTCCGAAAACTTGGACACCATCAAAACCGGATATTATAGTGCAGCCAGGTAAATCCGTTATATTCTGGATTAATGACGAGGCAAATGGTCTGTCTGTGGAAGATTTTAATAAATACTATGGCACTAATCTTAAGGAAAACGAGGACATAGTTAAGGTAAATTATTCAGGCTTACATGAAACGGCTTACAGAAAACTTGTTATAGGTCACTCCATTGACAAGCCAATAGCTCAGGTGGATTTTAATACAGATAATAAAGCTGAAACTACTCCAGAGCCTGAAACTACTGTAAATTATCGTTATCCAAAGAATGGACAAACTGATGAATTGAAGGTCAGCACTAAGGAACTTGCACCCACCCCAGGTAAAGTATATGACTGGCAGATTCCCTCTGCTCCTACTTCTCATACCGGCTATGATGATATTGTAGATAGTACTCCGCCTGAAATAAAATCAGTATCTAGCAATGTAAGCAGCATTGATGAGGGTAAAGAACTTAAACTTGCCTTTGATGGCAGTGATGACGTTGGTTTAGTGGATTTTAGCCTTTACTACAAAATATCCGGTGAAACAAGTTTTACAAGAATTCCTCTAAGCGGCAAGGCAAGTGATGGTCACTACTATGCCACTATACCATCAGATAAATTGGTTTCAAAGGATTATGTGGAATATTATGTGGAGGCTTCTGACCTTTATCATGAGGTTAAAACTGAAACCTATAAAGTAAATATAAACCGCCTTGATAGTAATGGAGATTTACGTCTCAATGTAACAGATGGACAAGTACTATCTGGAAATAGTCTTATAACCTCTGGTACAAATTTAATAACTAATGAATCCACAATTTCTATTGATGGTAAAGCAGTGGATACTACAAAAGATCTTGAAAGCGGTGCATATTTTTCCTTAAGCTACAGCGGTGTAGATGGATATTACAAGGATGCTGTTACCATTGAAGATGAAATTTTATCTTTAATAGTAAAAGGTGATGCACCTTCTAGAACAGTATATCTTGATAAGAACAGATTTAAGAGAAATGCAGATGGAACTGCAGGTATTACCGTAACAGTAAGGGCAGGTACTGATGGCAGTCCTTTTGAGGTGGGTACTGCAGCTAACAATGATGATTTTAAAGCTACAGGCTTCAACCTTGTTCTTACTGATGGTACTGTGATTTACCCAGATAACGGAATAGATTCTTCAAAAGAATATAATATTGGTGACGGTAAAGGTATGAAGGAATATCTGGATATACATTTCACCATTCCAAAGGATAAATTAACTGCAAGCAGCTACAATTGGGATACAAAAACCGTTAATGATGGAGAACATACAATAAAGGTTGTATCTGGTGAGATTAGCAAAGAGGCTAAGATTAAGGTGGATAATACAGCACCACTTATCAAATCAAGGGTGGCTGAAGGGGCTAAGCTCTTTGGAAATATTACAATTGATCCATCTGTAACAGATGCTAATGGTGTAGATACTTCAAAGACTCAGGCAGAGGTGGATGGAATAGCAGTGGAGTTACCTTATAAAACAACTTCTTCCGCACTTACTCCAGGTAATCATGAGTTAAAAATAACTGCTTTTGATGCAATAGGAAATAAGGCAGAGAGTGTAACCCGTTTTTCAACTATTGATGAAAACTCAGTAGCGAGTGTTAACAACAGCAATAATGGACAGCTGTCAGCTAAGGTTACAGATCCTAGTGGTGCTAAGACGGATTTAACTTTTAAAGAGGCATATCACTTTAATGCTGCTGATAATGAAATTAAAGCCTATGAGGGGAAGGGAGATTATCCTCTTGCAGAATCTTCAAAGATAACGGGAGATGCACTTAAAGCTATGAGTGCTGACGATGGAAGAACTCATGATACCCTGTCAAAAGAACTGCCTTATCAGAGATTTGATATAAAGGTTGGAAAGGTAAAGTCCACTGACAGAATTGAGACAGTGTGGAAGGGGAGGGTTAACGATAACCGACAGGCAAGGATGTATGTATTAAATATAGATACTAACAAATGGGAACTTATAGGGGCTAGTGTAAAAGGCGGACAATCACAGCTAAAAGCTTCCTTTGTAGCAGACAAGCATTTAAAGGATGGAAAAGCTCAAATACTTGTGCAGGATAGATTGGAAGGCCTAGCACCGCAAACTTCAGTGACAGCTCCAAAAGGTGTCTCTTCTGACTCCTGGAATCCTGAAACCTGGGATCCTTCAACACGTCCTGGTCAGTATGATTTCACCTTTGCATGGATATCTGATACTCAGTACTATTCAGAATCCTATCCACAGCATTTTAATAATATGAATAAATGGATTGTAGATCATAAGGATGAGCTGAACACCAAGTATTTGATTCATACCGGTGATATAGTAGATGAATGGGACAAGCCTTATCAGTGGGTAAATGCAGACAATGCTATGAAAATCATTGACAATTCAGGCCTTCCTTATGGAGTGCTTGGAGGTAATCATGATACGGGCCATGGCAGAGCAGATTATGAAAACTATGGCAAAAATTTTGGAGAGAAGAGATTTTTCGGAGGTGATTATTATGGTGGTTCCTATATGAACAACAAAGGCCACTATGATTTAATCAGCGAAGGGGGCAATGATTTCATTGTACTTTATATGAGTTGGGATATCTATACTCCTGAGATTCAATGGATGAATCAGGTGCTGGCTAAATATCCTAATCGTAAGGCAATACTTGCCTTTCACAGATATATTAACGATAAGGGTGCAATTGATTATACAGGGGATTTGGTGCAAAGAGAAGTTGTAGCTAAAAATCCTAATGTATTTGCAGTACTGGATGGTCACTATCACGGTGCAGCTATAAAAATTGATCACTTTGATGACAATGGAGATGGTACAGCTGAAAGACCGGTTTATCAAATTTGTACAGACTATCAAAGTGCCCACGAAGGTGGAGATGAGTATATTAAATATCTTTACTTTGATATGAAAAATAATAAAATCTATATGAATTCCTATTCACCATTTTTAAATGACTACAATTATTTTGACGATAGAGGAACTTATGAAAATGGAACTCAGGATCATGATGCCTATGAGCTTAATGTAAATTTGACTCCTGATGAAAAGAAACTTTCCACGGACAGCTTTGATGTTAACGTATATACGGATAAGGTTATTGGAACTGCCAGTGTTGACAGCGGACAGACAGGCAGCGTGAACTGGGAAAACCTCAAGGAAGGCAGGGAATATGCATGGTATGTAGAAAGTAATTCAAGCTCCGGTAAAATTACTGGGGGAGTTAATGAATTTACCATGAAGGCAGCACTATCCAGTGTGTCCCTAAAGTCTAATAAAACAAATTTGGACATTGCAAAGACTGCCAAATTAACTGTAAAGGGTAAGCTGAGCAATGATGAAAATGCAAAGCTTTCAAAGGCATCAATAAAGTATGTAAGCAGCAATCCAGCTGTGGCATCTGTGAATGATAAAGCTTTGGTAACAGCTAAAAAAGCAGGAAGTGCAGATATAACAGCAGAGGTTACTTTAGAGGGAGTAACAGTTAAATCAAATAAGATTACAATAACTGTAGATGAAGGTAAAAAATAG